The genomic stretch GTCTCCGCACGCCAGCCTGCGATTGTCGTTCTGAATGACCGGATCGGTTGTCCGATGCAGCGGCCGGCTGGACCTGCCTCCCGGAAGTCCCGAAGCCTGCGCCCGGGATACGTGCGAGGCCAGGGCGGGATACTTCGCGGTGCTGTAGTTCAGATGAGATGCGTACCAGGGGACGACGCAGCCGGCTTGGGGGCGGCCCGCCGTGTTGTTGTCACAACGGAACTCCCGGTCCGTGTGAGGAAGTGCGGAACCGGGACACCCGGGTGCGGTGAAGGTCAGAGCCCAGGTGGTTGCGCAGGTACCGACCGCTCCCGCAGCGGTGGCCGTCGACCGGTAGAACGACTCACCCAGGCGCCACGTGTTCAGAGGGAGGAACGGCTTGCCTGGGAACGAGACACTCGTCCTGGTGCACTTCCCTTGTCCGGTCGAGGTTCCCCGGACGGACCCCTTGATCGCGTCACCCCAGCCGGCATACATGCCGACCTCGATCTGCTGCCCCCAGGTGGGCACGGAAGTATCGGAGTAGCCGAAGCTGTAGAGGTTGCCTAGGGCCTCACCGGTCTGTCGACGCTGACCGCCGATGACTTGCCATGTCTTGTAGGAGAGCTGGTAAGCGACGCATGTCTGGGTACGGATACCGAGGACTCTTCCATTGCTGTCCGCGCACCACTTCGGGGGTTTGATCCCGGCCTGCGGTGAGGGAGCATCGGTGAATCGCGACGACGATGCCGGAGTAGCAGGCTCAAGCTGCACACATGCCTCGTACGCGCCTTCGATCGCACAGGACTGCGGAAGTTGCAGCGACAGCTGCGCTTGCTCCTGCGCGAGGGGCTCTTCTCCCTCACGTG from Streptomyces sp. NBC_00690 encodes the following:
- a CDS encoding NucA/NucB deoxyribonuclease domain-containing protein, which gives rise to MAVALAVLPAQALASSDPLLAVQKQTSTEDPEQQEIETLIALVAAGGAREGEEPLAQEQAQLSLQLPQSCAIEGAYEACVQLEPATPASSSRFTDAPSPQAGIKPPKWCADSNGRVLGIRTQTCVAYQLSYKTWQVIGGQRRQTGEALGNLYSFGYSDTSVPTWGQQIEVGMYAGWGDAIKGSVRGTSTGQGKCTRTSVSFPGKPFLPLNTWRLGESFYRSTATAAGAVGTCATTWALTFTAPGCPGSALPHTDREFRCDNNTAGRPQAGCVVPWYASHLNYSTAKYPALASHVSRAQASGLPGGRSSRPLHRTTDPVIQNDNRRLACGDAASITGKSCDEYPVATSREGLSAGGTRRTFDNCDFNLPRETGPRGASACMIAVGDNNAQGGLNTQFYRANRVLDGDPFHIVVTP